A single window of Polyangiaceae bacterium DNA harbors:
- a CDS encoding serine/threonine protein kinase, with protein sequence MAVRSGVFLPTNSLFHERYRIVRGIKAGAMGAVHEARDERTNSPCALKTMLPGVLDDETARNRFEQEARITGDIRSDHIVRVTDAGVDEETGMPFLVMELLQGEEIGSLIKKRGHIPIDEALLYLTQVALALDKAHAASIVHRDLKPGNLFLTQRDDGSPCVKILDFGIAKLMSEGQTHATQTVGTPMYMAPEQIIGKSALIGAPTDILSLAHITYTMLVGESYWHEEAKKVGVYALIQHVVTGPSELPTKRAARRRGMILPDWFDSWFARATANHPDDRFQRATEAMAEFKDQFQESGPMSFRQGPKPRREASSSDITLIPEELDEAKESVSRASGARTSEARASEARASEARASEARASEVSSTTRKPVEVDAAPVSLRTARRSRWVPTLVAVTCLMSTVALGLGVKMFLAQPSGPPLIAERAFQGALPPVPEVKPPPAPTASAAPPPLDEPMEVHTEVPKPAATPAAVVVPQAGTSNPAPTGKTLPTTPTSTKSPPTKPTYVPPGSID encoded by the coding sequence ATGGCGGTCCGAAGCGGGGTTTTCCTACCAACGAACTCGCTCTTTCACGAGCGGTATCGGATTGTTCGCGGCATCAAGGCAGGCGCGATGGGCGCCGTGCACGAAGCGCGGGACGAACGCACCAATTCCCCGTGCGCCCTGAAGACCATGCTTCCCGGTGTGCTCGACGATGAAACGGCGCGTAACCGGTTCGAGCAGGAAGCAAGGATCACGGGCGACATTCGCAGCGATCACATCGTGCGCGTGACCGATGCGGGCGTGGACGAAGAGACGGGCATGCCGTTTCTCGTGATGGAACTGCTGCAAGGCGAAGAGATCGGATCGCTCATCAAGAAGCGCGGTCACATCCCCATCGACGAAGCGCTTCTCTACTTGACGCAGGTCGCTCTGGCGCTCGACAAGGCGCACGCGGCGAGCATCGTGCATCGCGATCTGAAGCCCGGGAACTTGTTTCTCACGCAGCGCGACGATGGAAGCCCGTGCGTCAAAATCCTCGACTTCGGCATCGCGAAACTCATGAGCGAAGGGCAAACGCACGCGACGCAAACCGTCGGCACGCCGATGTACATGGCGCCCGAACAGATCATCGGCAAGAGCGCACTGATTGGTGCACCAACGGATATTTTGTCGCTCGCGCACATCACGTACACGATGCTCGTGGGCGAATCGTACTGGCACGAAGAAGCGAAGAAAGTCGGCGTTTACGCGCTCATTCAGCACGTCGTGACGGGACCGAGCGAGCTTCCGACGAAGCGTGCTGCGCGGCGTCGCGGGATGATCCTGCCCGACTGGTTCGATTCTTGGTTTGCCCGGGCAACGGCCAATCACCCGGACGATCGCTTTCAGCGCGCGACCGAAGCGATGGCGGAGTTCAAGGACCAGTTCCAGGAATCGGGACCGATGTCGTTCCGCCAAGGTCCAAAGCCGCGGCGTGAAGCAAGCTCGTCCGACATCACGTTGATCCCGGAGGAGCTGGACGAGGCCAAGGAATCGGTTTCGAGGGCATCGGGGGCGAGGACATCGGAGGCACGGGCATCGGAGGCGCGGGCGTCGGAGGCGCGGGCGTCAGAGGCGCGAGCGTCCGAGGTCAGTTCGACGACGCGCAAGCCTGTGGAGGTCGATGCGGCGCCGGTGTCGCTCAGGACCGCCAGGCGATCGCGATGGGTGCCGACGCTCGTGGCGGTCACGTGTCTCATGTCGACCGTGGCATTGGGGCTTGGGGTCAAGATGTTTCTTGCTCAGCCGTCGGGCCCGCCGCTCATTGCGGAGCGTGCGTTTCAAGGAGCGCTTCCTCCTGTGCCCGAGGTGAAGCCGCCGCCTGCGCCGACGGCGTCTGCGGCTCCGCCACCGCTTGACGAGCCGATGGAAGTTCACACCGAAGTGCCGAAGCCAGCGGCGACTCCGGCCGCGGTGGTGGTGCCTCAGGCAGGCACGTCGAATCCGGCTCCGACAGGCAAAACCTTGCCAACGACGCCAACGTCAACGAAATCTCCGCCCACCAAACCCACGTACGTGCCGCCGGGGAGCATCGATTAG
- a CDS encoding tetratricopeptide repeat protein, whose translation MQSLLENKFAPISIAFVVAGALMSAAPAHAQQPIDEQKLNAIFAEARSAFVAGDYATACPKYEEVVRIKPGFGARIGLGDCYRAQGRRAKAWETYKGVVDEAPEVIKRAKGFTEQSTARKRRDEAQARINEIEPKLGWVTVVVPEAVLSLKDVVVKLDGVALDRAKLGIRLPVDKGDHLVDVSAPGKKAFSKSMALGEGADLSVAILPLEDDVPPVKPDPVGQADVKSAPDAGQVGVTIPPLGGEKPPPDKVQPIDTKDGFFSTQRIVGLSLGGVGVGALIAGAAFGVQAIDKRDESEAGGHCVGNRCDDIGLPLRQASYDAGNASTGLFIGGGVMLAAGAVLFLTAPKRALPVQATVVVGPSSLHCVGRF comes from the coding sequence ATGCAAAGTCTCCTCGAAAACAAGTTTGCCCCCATTTCGATTGCATTCGTCGTGGCGGGCGCATTGATGTCGGCAGCTCCGGCCCATGCGCAGCAGCCCATCGACGAGCAGAAGCTCAATGCGATTTTTGCCGAGGCGCGGTCGGCCTTCGTGGCTGGGGATTATGCGACGGCGTGTCCCAAGTACGAAGAGGTGGTGCGGATAAAGCCGGGATTTGGCGCGCGCATTGGGCTTGGGGATTGTTATCGAGCGCAGGGGCGTCGTGCGAAAGCATGGGAGACGTACAAGGGCGTCGTGGACGAGGCGCCCGAGGTAATCAAGCGAGCGAAGGGATTTACGGAGCAATCGACGGCTCGCAAGCGAAGGGACGAGGCGCAGGCACGTATCAATGAAATCGAGCCGAAGCTTGGTTGGGTGACGGTCGTGGTGCCGGAGGCGGTCCTTTCGTTGAAGGATGTCGTGGTCAAGCTCGATGGTGTGGCGCTCGACCGGGCGAAATTGGGAATTCGATTGCCTGTGGACAAGGGCGATCATTTGGTCGACGTGTCGGCGCCGGGGAAGAAGGCTTTTTCGAAGAGCATGGCGCTTGGGGAGGGGGCAGATTTGTCGGTGGCCATTTTGCCGCTCGAGGACGACGTGCCGCCTGTGAAGCCCGATCCGGTGGGCCAGGCGGATGTAAAATCGGCGCCCGATGCAGGGCAAGTGGGCGTGACCATTCCACCTTTGGGGGGCGAAAAGCCACCGCCGGACAAGGTGCAGCCGATCGATACGAAAGACGGTTTTTTCAGCACGCAACGAATCGTTGGCTTGAGTCTTGGTGGGGTGGGGGTTGGGGCGTTGATTGCGGGGGCGGCATTCGGGGTTCAGGCCATTGACAAGCGGGACGAGAGCGAAGCGGGTGGCCATTGTGTGGGAAATCGGTGTGACGATATCGGGCTGCCACTCCGGCAAGCGTCGTACGATGCGGGCAACGCGTCGACCGGTTTGTTCATTGGCGGTGGCGTCATGCTTGCGGCCGGTGCCGTGCTTTTCTTGACTGCGCCGAAGCGCGCACTTCCCGTGCAAGCGACAGTCGTGGTGGGCCCGTCGAGTCTTCATTGCGTTGGGCGGTTTTGA